One Rhodococcus sp. P1Y DNA window includes the following coding sequences:
- a CDS encoding DUF2510 domain-containing protein, translated as MNLFEIVVIAVLALASVAVVFGLVVMLISSERRAPARRSKVRIAPGWYPDAHDESLLRYFDGRVPTRRTSRRELT; from the coding sequence ATGAATCTGTTCGAAATTGTCGTTATTGCGGTGCTCGCACTCGCATCGGTTGCCGTGGTTTTCGGACTCGTGGTGATGCTCATCAGTAGCGAGCGGCGCGCGCCCGCACGGCGCTCGAAGGTCCGAATCGCTCCGGGTTGGTACCCGGACGCGCACGACGAGTCTCTACTGCGCTACTTCGATGGCAGGGTTCCGACTCGTAGGACCTCTAGGCGGGAACTGACCTGA